CCCAAGATCTGCACCGAGGGCCTTTCTTGCCCCTCCGGCCATTTCCCCGGCTACAAGTTCACTGACTGCGCCTTCCTGCAGCAGGCTGCTGCTTTTCACCCCGAGCAAAATTTCTTTGGCTGAATTCGCATAACTTACAACGCCGCCAAGATAATACGCCGAACTTCCGGCTTCGGCGGTGATTCTTCCGCCCAGAAGACCACCGGTGCAGGATTCGGCCGTTGCCAGCGTCAGATTGTTTTCCAGAAGCAGTTTTCCAACAATACCCGCCTGGGTATCCGTTCCGGCTCCGAATACCCTGTCCCCAAAAATGCTGCGGATCTCTGCTTCTGTCTGATCCAGGAGCTGGACAGCTTGACTGATATCCCCGCTTCGGACCGTAAGCCTGACATCCATGTAGGTATGCCTGTCCAGCAAAGTGAGAGACGGAGATTTACGCTGCATCAGAACGGTTAGTTCCCGTTCCAGTTCCGGTTCCCCGAGTCCAAATATTTTTAGAATACGTACCTGCATCCGTCTTGAATCTCGAAGGATAATCTGCTCCAGTTTGGGCAGCAAATACTTTTGGAACATAACCTCCATTTCGGGAGGCGGTCCGGGAAGGATCGCGCAAAACTGGTCATTTTTGCAGATAAGCGTCCCCTGCGCAGTTCCTTTATCGTTCGGCAGCAGGATCGAACCTTCTGGAAAATAAGCCTGTTTTTCCGTACTTGGCGGCATCCGGTCATTGATATAAAACTGCGTCAGGGACTGCATGCTTTCCGGATCATAGCTCATTTTCAGACCTAAGACTTCAGCGGCAATTTCTTTGGATAGGTCATCTGCCGTCGGTCCAAGCCCTCCGCTGACAAGCACAAGCCTGGAACGCTGCAGCGCATTCTTTAGTGTCTCGGTCAGCCGTTCTTTGTTGTCCCCTACCGTCGTATGGTAGCGTACTTCTATCCCGAGATCCGAAAGCTGTCCCGTAAGATAATGGGCACTCGTATTCAGCGTTTTTCCGAGCAGTAATTCTGTTCCCGTGGAAATAATTTCGGCCTTCATTATTTTTCACACTCCCTCAGTCATTATCTCACCGTGGGAGAATCTTATCCCCGAACTTTGTTACCTAGTCAATTCATGGCTCAAATAATTCCATTCAAGCCTGATTACCCCATATTAGGTCTGGGTGCCACAAGTTCCAGCGTCAAGCGGAGCATGGATGCGGAGCGCGGCTGTTAGACGGCCACGGATGGCTAATGTCGCGATGCCATGGATGGCTCTTTTTATTTGGAACGCACAAACAGCTGTTTTGATTTTATGATATAATCCACGCCGGAAATGATGGTTATCATCAGCGCAAGATAGATCATAGGCTGGGCAATATATATGTTAAGGATTGATAATGGCCAATCTCTCAAAATCAACAGTGCTATGGCAATGATCTGAGTGACCGTCTTCAGTTTTCCAAGCTTGCTGGCACTGATCACTACGCCTTCGGCAGCAGCAATCGCTCTTAACCCTGTGACCGCAAACTCTCGGGCCAAGATAATCCAGACAATCCAGGCCGAAACGAGATTTAACTCGACCAGGGCAATCAGCGCGGCTGAAACCAGAAGCTTGTCGGCAAGCGGATCCAGAAATTTACCGAGATTGGTCACTTGTTTCAGCTTGCGTGCGAAATAACCGTCCAAACCGTCTGTCGCAGACGCCAGGATAAATATCCCCGCGGCTACAAAGTCCTGATAAGGAAAATAAGCGGTGCCGTCAGGCATTTTTACCAATAAAAAGGCCATAAACAAAGGTATCATGGCAATTCGAATCAGAGTCAGCGTGTTAGGTAGATTCACTCGAGCTCCTCCCCTCCCATATCATAGCTGTCCGCTTCTGTAATTCTGGTCTGTATGATTTCACCAACCAAATGTTTCTTCTGAACCTTGAGGTAAATCTGACCGTCAATCTCCGGGGCATCCCCTTCGCTCCGTCCGACCCATTCATCAGGGGCAGTCTGTTCTTCGAGAATGACCCGGATGATTTGTCCGACCCTTTGCTGCTGGATCTGATCCGCGATTTCCGTTTGGGCTGCCATGACAGCATTTTTGCGAGCTTCCCGAACCTCAGGCGGTACCTGGTTCGCCATGTTCGCAGCAGGCGTATTTTCCTCCTGGGAATAAGCAAAAACCCCAATACGGTCTAATTTCATTTTATTGACAAATGACAATAAATGCTGAAACTGTTCTTCGGTTTCCCCAGGGAATCCGGTAATGAACGTCGAACGGATAAAAATACCCGGTACAGCCTCGCGGAGCTTTCCGATCAGCGTTTCTGCTTCTTCGGCTGTATTTCTGCGGTTCATTTTCGAAAGTATGGCGTTATCGGCATGCTGAAGAGGCAAATCAATATAATTGCATATCTTGGGTTCCGTCCCAATCAGGTCAATCAGTTCATCTGATACTGCCTCAGGGTAACAATACATCAGCCGAATCCATTGTATACCGTCTATTTCCACTAGTTCCCGCAGAAGATTCGGCAGCCGGTAAGCGTGATAAAGATCAATGCCGTAACGGGTTGTATCCTGGGCTACCAGCGCAATTTCCTTCACACCTTCACCGGCGAGCTTCCTTACTTCT
Above is a genomic segment from Dehalobacter sp. 12DCB1 containing:
- a CDS encoding competence/damage-inducible protein A, giving the protein MKAEIISTGTELLLGKTLNTSAHYLTGQLSDLGIEVRYHTTVGDNKERLTETLKNALQRSRLVLVSGGLGPTADDLSKEIAAEVLGLKMSYDPESMQSLTQFYINDRMPPSTEKQAYFPEGSILLPNDKGTAQGTLICKNDQFCAILPGPPPEMEVMFQKYLLPKLEQIILRDSRRMQVRILKIFGLGEPELERELTVLMQRKSPSLTLLDRHTYMDVRLTVRSGDISQAVQLLDQTEAEIRSIFGDRVFGAGTDTQAGIVGKLLLENNLTLATAESCTGGLLGGRITAEAGSSAYYLGGVVSYANSAKEILLGVKSSSLLQEGAVSELVAGEMAGGARKALGADLGIATTGVAGPGGGTADKPVGLVYIALAHPEGIEITKNQFVGSRESVRNMIVETALNMLRLYLLRKYMQ
- the pgsA gene encoding CDP-diacylglycerol--glycerol-3-phosphate 3-phosphatidyltransferase produces the protein MNLPNTLTLIRIAMIPLFMAFLLVKMPDGTAYFPYQDFVAAGIFILASATDGLDGYFARKLKQVTNLGKFLDPLADKLLVSAALIALVELNLVSAWIVWIILAREFAVTGLRAIAAAEGVVISASKLGKLKTVTQIIAIALLILRDWPLSILNIYIAQPMIYLALMITIISGVDYIIKSKQLFVRSK
- the rimO gene encoding 30S ribosomal protein S12 methylthiotransferase RimO — protein: MKKKVAVINLGCPKNQVDSEVITGMLAKGFEITTEPSEADMIVVNTCGFIEDAKAESIDTLCEMINLKNSGAQKKVYAVGCLAQRYGEELFKELPELDGVLGDGDLDKIPEVLESSGGERVYRKKEKQDYLYNNEMPRVRFSPSFFAYVKIAEGCDNRCSYCVIPQIKGSYRSRTMESIVQEVRKLAGEGVKEIALVAQDTTRYGIDLYHAYRLPNLLRELVEIDGIQWIRLMYCYPEAVSDELIDLIGTEPKICNYIDLPLQHADNAILSKMNRRNTAEEAETLIGKLREAVPGIFIRSTFITGFPGETEEQFQHLLSFVNKMKLDRIGVFAYSQEENTPAANMANQVPPEVREARKNAVMAAQTEIADQIQQQRVGQIIRVILEEQTAPDEWVGRSEGDAPEIDGQIYLKVQKKHLVGEIIQTRITEADSYDMGGEELE